From Candidatus Omnitrophota bacterium, one genomic window encodes:
- a CDS encoding HAD hydrolase family protein has product MKKRVHKIQLKDVGLIVYDFDGVLTDNRAIVSEKGAEGVMVNRSDGLAIDMMRRSGVEQVILTTEKNKTAVFRARKLRIPIKYGIDDKRDALERYCKIKGIPLGKVVYVGNDVNDLDAMAVVGWPVCPSDAYRAIKDVSRMILKTPSGSGAVRELAGCIFGGIWRI; this is encoded by the coding sequence TTGAAAAAGCGTGTGCATAAGATACAGTTGAAAGATGTAGGGCTGATCGTATACGATTTTGACGGTGTGCTTACGGATAATAGGGCGATCGTCAGCGAGAAAGGGGCGGAGGGCGTGATGGTCAACAGGTCGGACGGCCTGGCGATCGATATGATGCGCCGCTCCGGGGTCGAACAGGTCATCCTCACTACAGAAAAGAATAAGACGGCGGTCTTTCGCGCGCGCAAGCTTCGCATCCCCATCAAGTACGGTATCGACGATAAGAGGGATGCCCTTGAAAGATATTGCAAAATTAAAGGCATCCCGCTCGGGAAGGTCGTTTATGTAGGTAATGACGTGAATGATCTTGACGCGATGGCAGTCGTTGGCTGGCCCGTCTGCCCTTCCGACGCATATAGAGCGATCAAGGACGTGTCGCGGATGATCTTAAAGACCCCCTCGGGCTCTGGAGCCGTTCGTGAGCTTGCGGGCTGTATCTTCGGTGGGATATGGCGCATATAA